gaataaaattttattttaattattttaaataatatatattttttaatttattatttaaattaatttatatttttattaattaaaaatataattttatttaacttttataattttaaaattaattaaaataattaataagtcCTTAAAAAACGTGCACCAATATATTAAAGCAGGGAATTTttgtcttaaaaaaaattaaaaacttaaaTGTCACTATATCAAAATACCATCAACTTTTGCCTTAAGAAAAATTATGGAATTAAATACTACTACTGTCAAAAAAATCGATGAATTTTAACGCTACCAACCCTAATATTATCGTTTATTTCCACTAAAATTATTCCAACTTAGatgtgaaagaaagaaagagaatcaAAAGAAGTTTGCTGATGTAGGTTCAATAAAGAGAGGTGACTTCAATTGAAATATCATGGAGATTGATTTTGCTTAAatgtttatataattatatatacatttttgtaCAAGGGCTTCACTCTAAGTCTACCGGTAGGATTTTCAGTGTTTataacccgtgaacagttttcggcacgaattttttttatgaccatatatattgtagctatttagagtatcctgcaaatttttagaaaatttcgaataatttacagtaccgaaaactaggttcaaacatattattttctacgcgcataaaaaaaattagtcacgcgtacaacatgtttgaacctagttttcggtactggaaactattcgaaattttctgaaaatttgcaggatgctctaaatagctacaatatacacggtcataaaaaaaacttgcgccgaaaactgtttacgGGTTGTAAACACTAAAAACTCTACTGGTATAGCTTAAAGTGAAGGCGAATTGTCCtctatatattttgtttattagaTATATTGCTTATCATGAGTACCCCAATCAAGTTCGATATGATTTTCATTACCAAAACCAGCTCTGTTAAGATAGCTTACAAAACAGTTAACTAAACTTACAAGACAGTTGTGTGAAAgtagtcttttttttttactatagcAAATAAACAAACTTACATGTTTTCATTGCTTTTGCTTTCTGATTTTCATCAGTTAACTGATGCAAAAGAGTTTCCATTATTAAATCAACCATTTCAATTTGACAATGTGAAACTCATACAAGTACACACTGAGCTAAAATTTTCAGAACATGAAGTGGGGACTACTACTGAACTCTCTCCCAAGTGAATCATATGAGAAGAGAAATTTTCACCAAGAGCTTCAAGAAAGCCTGCTCTGTCTCACTATTTTCAGCTCGACCTTTTGGAATAGAAGATGGATTATTCcactaatacaaattttaagcCTTTGATTCCAAAGCAATTTGTGTGTTTGTCAGCCTGAGAGTCCCATTTTCCATGAACTCATCACAGTACCCAATTAAGGAAACAAGATGGTGATGATGAATTTTCGATGTGATCATGATCTCAGTTTGGAATTCAGGAAGGCCATGGCTATGCTTTGAATCACTTTTTTTTCACTGATAGACCAAATCCTCCTTTTCCAATCAACAGTTTCTCATCAAAACCATTAGTTGCTTACAGCATAATTTATCTTTAACTTTAAGTTACAATTAGGAGGTTTCATCCATGTTTGAAAGCTGTGACTTGTAAGTCATATTACTTGAAAAAAGGTTTTTATAACAGATGCTTTATGGCCTTAAGATCACAGTCAgcatgtatatatgtataaaaggATATTATCATCTTATATAAGACATCATAATCAGGACAGGTTCACACATACAGAGAAAGAAGACTTGAATTTTTGTTTGATCAAGGAACCACAAATGAACTTAACTAATTAGTACACTAATATTATATAGAAAAATAACAGAGGACTCACTAAAATTTAAGCTAATTACTATAAacccagaaaagaaaaacaatcTCATATGGAAATGATTACAACTTAATTAGGTAGAGAACTGAGTGGAGGAAGTGTTTGAATCATTATCACCATACTTGgaaccatcatcatcatctagtGAAGTcttggtagaagtagtagtgtcTTCAAAACCCTCTCTTCTTAGGGCCCATTCTACCTTATCAATCTTAGGCCTATCTGAACTCATTCCTTCGTAAAGGAACTGAAAAGCATACCGTTTAAATTTTGCAGTTTTACTCTTCAAAACCATCAAAACAGATATCAACATGCCTATAATGACCAGAAAAGCAACAaatgatccaaaaccaataaCCGAGCCATTTTGTTTAAGTGGACTTTCAAAAACAGCTATGCTAGAAGTCCTCTCAATCTCAAAAATCTCTACTCCATTCAAGTAGGCATTAGGAACACTCGACCAATTATTACTAGCCACCAAaccaatgcttatgttgataaatCCAGAACCATTTGTATCAACAACATAATCAAGATGAAATGGGGATTGCAAATTTCCAATATCATCATATGCATCAATGGTCCTTTCCAACTTGTTGTAAATAAACAGAGTGAAATCAAACACACTAAGGGCTTTACCAATAATGTCACATAAGTGAACTCGAACCAGATGTTTATTAGCACTCTTACTGACAGGAAAAGCCCAAGTTGCCTTAGAGAAATCAGCTTGAACATTCAACTCTCTTCCGGTCCTGTAAACATATTCTGGTGCACTATACTTAGTTGATCCCCCAGGCAAAAACTTAAGAGTACCATCATAATACTGACTCTTCTTCGCAGCCTCTGGTTTTATGAGAAAACCATCATCTTGTAGCCATGTTCTCCATAGAAAATCACTCTCTGGTGTGACAGTTTTACCCCCAACATTGATTCTATGGATTGTACGGTACACCAAAGAGATCAAATCACTTTGAATACCCTTTGTTCCATCTAAAGTGATTAGTTGAGCAGATTTTGGGAGGAGATCTTCTTCAGGGACAAGAAAGACTTCTATAGCGTTAACAAAAGCAAGAAGTGAGTTCTGTGATGGCTGAAAGTAAAGCTTGAATTTTCCCTTTTTAATGGGGAGAAGAAACTCCTCAACAGACTGAGTTCTGACGCTGAAATTTGATAATAACGAATACCCAGAAGCTAAAACGTCGAAAAATGCTTCGGAGAGGTTAAACTCAGACGGAAATGAGTGGAAATGAAGGCGTACCATGTACGTACCGTCCTGGTCAACTTCGAGCTCGTACGACGACGGAGTTTCGATAACTCTTGCCGTTTTGTAGAGAGACGACATGTCGTTTGAGGTTTCATCAGTGATGATGGCTTTGCTTCGTCCTGGCGAGAGAAAGAATGGTGGGTGTGCCCGGTCTCCGACGAAGCTCTGTCTTTCGTTGGTGGTGACGTTGGATTTGGAACCGCAAGCGATGAAGTACTTGTCTGGTCGAGTATAGTCGGATTCGGATAATGAAAGGATTAGCAGCGAGGAAAAATGGATGATGAGAATGAAGAATGGGAAGAAAACCAGGTGGCTCGAGCTTAACATTTTccgggaaaggaaaggaaagactTGTCAAGAAAATTGGCTGGGAAGAGGAGAAGAGAGAGTGACAAGAAAACAAAGCTGAAATTTTCCGGGAAAGAAAGTTAACAGCTTTTTTTTCccgggaaaggaaaggaaagactTGTCGAAATCAAAAAGACGTGggaaaaagcaaccaatcatagACATGCAATAAAGTGattaatttacaaaaatatccTTCTATTGaaatttaaagtttttttttgggAGAAGAAGAAATTTAAAGTTATATACTTTATAAATTGAGAAAcaatgtttttctttttcttttttgaacgAGACAGACAATGTTATTACACACTacttttgaattaaataataatattattgtcTTTTTCCTCTAAAATTTGAAGATAAGAAAGACAATCAAAAAGGCGTGGAGATTGACCGTGCTTTTAGTGATTTTATCTATAATTATtgcttattatatatatatatttatatacataggAATTTTTTATTGAACTTTATTTTAAGTCTTATTAGTGGGGTTCTCAGTATTCTCGTTCCGTAAATAATTTTcggcatgattttttttatgatcatatatgttgtagttatttagagtatcctgcaaatttttcaaaaaattcttaatagtttacaataccgaaaactaagtttaaacatgttgttgcacgcatgattaattttttttatatgcatgaaaaacaacatatttgaacctaattttcggcactctaaattatttagaattttctaaaaatttgaaggatgctctaaatagctataatatacacaatcataaaaaaaaattgtactaaAAATTAATCATGGGTTGAGAACAGAAGTCTCACCTATATAACTTAAAAGTGAAGCCCCCTAATaaaatttccatatatatatatatatatatcaaagcaAACAAAATACATAACCTGAATTAATTTTCATTACCAAAATTTCAATTCAAAGTATTATGACCCCAATCATTGTTGGTTCCTATTAAGATAGATTTGCTTTAAGATATAGGAAAAGTTGTCATTTCTCTAAGAGGATCATGCTGCTATAAACAGTAGCGTGAAAAAAAGTTTTGAATCACTAGGGGAAAAAAAAATTTACTCATAGGTATCATTTAATTTTACAAATAAGtactctctgttttcaataatgttcatataGTATTcatattttgaaaacataaatatttggtatcctaattgataaaattttatcaatatgatcaaactatcagcagttatatataatttgtagttTGTATAATTgagagtaatttgattaaattagtaaaattttattaattaaatttaagtttagagtactaaatatgtacaattttaaaatacaaggtaccaaatatgtacgatttcaaaatacaagaTACTAAATGATCATTATTTGTAAACACAAAATACCaagatgatactttgcaaaaacacaaagTACAAAATAGTTACTTacccttagaaaaaaaaatagtcatTTTTTCTTAGAGCATATGCAACTATATATAGCAAATAAAAAAACTTGCCAAACAGTGAGAACAAACTTACAAATTGCATCAGTTCATTGTTTTGTgatctttttattatttatctGATACAAAAGAGTTTCTAttataaagtcaaccatttcaATTTGACAATGTAAAATTCATACAAGTACATTATGAGCTAATATTTTCAGAACATGAAGTGGGGGACTACTACTGAACCCTCTCCTAAGTGCATCAAAGCATTGTTGGTCTGTCAGCTGAATTTCTCTTCAAACACTTTTCAACTATTTCACCGAATTTTCTCATGGAATTGGGACTACCTTCACTCACCGGGGATGGAACCACAATTTCCTCAAGTTGACCTTTCTTAAGCCAAAGGAGACCCCACTCAGTTAAATTCACCTCCTCAAATGAAATCAGCAACTTTTGCAATGAAATCATTGAGCAAGATGTTTGTTGACTTGACATTACGATGGATTATTCCACCTAAGGGTAAATATTTGACCCGAAAAACCTGCAAACCCGCTTGACTCGCAACCTGCAAACCTAGTTTTTTGCATAACTTGTCGGATTCGAGTGAAATCCAGTCCGAACCCGACATGGTTCGGGTCGGGTTTGGGTTTTGAAACTAAGCACACGCGGGTTCGGGTCCCgaacataatttttttcaaaaaatagaCTTTAAAGATTaatgtatttttcaaaaaaaaaaattacaaggcccaatttgtaaaaaatcaacattagtaaactaataataaaatttaaaaaaaacatgtgaaaagtaaaaataatagaatacaaaagtataaaaaaaattgtattttttaaatGTCTTTACCGAGGCCTATTTTCAGGCCAAAGTTCATTTTTGACCGAATCCGACCTGACCAAATCCAACACCCGAAATTCACCCCAAAAATCGAAAACTTTAGAGCAGGTTCGGTTCCCTATTTTTCCACTCGAAACCGATGCACCCGAAAACCCGTCTCGTGTGCACCCCTAATTCCACCTTCTCTTCCGGTATCAAGGTACTGAAGTCCAGTGGCGGCACCA
The genomic region above belongs to Humulus lupulus chromosome 1, drHumLupu1.1, whole genome shotgun sequence and contains:
- the LOC133781897 gene encoding probable receptor-like protein kinase At5g24010, with the protein product MLSSSHLVFFPFFILIIHFSSLLILSLSESDYTRPDKYFIACGSKSNVTTNERQSFVGDRAHPPFFLSPGRSKAIITDETSNDMSSLYKTARVIETPSSYELEVDQDGTYMVRLHFHSFPSEFNLSEAFFDVLASGYSLLSNFSVRTQSVEEFLLPIKKGKFKLYFQPSQNSLLAFVNAIEVFLVPEEDLLPKSAQLITLDGTKGIQSDLISLVYRTIHRINVGGKTVTPESDFLWRTWLQDDGFLIKPEAAKKSQYYDGTLKFLPGGSTKYSAPEYVYRTGRELNVQADFSKATWAFPVSKSANKHLVRVHLCDIIGKALSVFDFTLFIYNKLERTIDAYDDIGNLQSPFHLDYVVDTNGSGFINISIGLVASNNWSSVPNAYLNGVEIFEIERTSSIAVFESPLKQNGSVIGFGSFVAFLVIIGMLISVLMVLKSKTAKFKRYAFQFLYEGMSSDRPKIDKVEWALRREGFEDTTTSTKTSLDDDDGSKYGDNDSNTSSTQFST